One region of Sulfurisphaera ohwakuensis genomic DNA includes:
- a CDS encoding nicotinamide-nucleotide adenylyltransferase, giving the protein MRAVFPGRFQPFHLGHLAVIEWLLSKYDELIIVVGSGKDSHTIYNPFTAGERILMIKKGLKEFNVDFTRVIFFPIMDSFTSGLWIRNLELYSPKFDVVVSGNPLVISNAREAGYIVDLPPMFNREMYNATKIRKLMLENNESWSELVPKSVYSFIKEIKGDERLRDIARSDY; this is encoded by the coding sequence ATGAGAGCTGTATTTCCAGGAAGATTTCAGCCCTTCCATTTAGGTCATTTAGCTGTAATAGAATGGTTACTCAGCAAATATGACGAACTAATTATAGTTGTAGGAAGCGGGAAAGATAGTCATACTATATATAATCCTTTTACAGCAGGAGAAAGAATCCTTATGATTAAAAAAGGACTCAAAGAATTTAACGTAGATTTCACTAGAGTTATATTCTTTCCAATAATGGATTCATTTACTAGCGGATTATGGATTAGAAACTTAGAACTATATTCACCCAAATTTGATGTAGTAGTAAGCGGAAATCCTTTGGTTATATCTAATGCTAGAGAAGCTGGATATATAGTAGATCTACCTCCAATGTTTAACAGGGAAATGTATAATGCTACTAAAATAAGAAAGTTAATGTTGGAAAATAATGAAAGTTGGAGCGAACTAGTTCCTAAAAGTGTCTACAGTTTTATAAAAGAGATTAAGGGGGACGAAAGATTAAGAGATATTGCTAGGAGCGATTACTGA
- a CDS encoding FAD-binding oxidoreductase, producing the protein MLEGIEYTQGEEREDFVGFKVKPKIIVYPKNEEEIVKVVNYARETKTPIVTWGAGTSLSGHLMCEGCILLDMSKYMNKIIEINEIDWYAHVQPGVNLEYLNKELNKKGFFFPPDPASFFLCTVGGATANSSGGMRGVKYGTFRDWVLALKVVLPNGKVIKVGEPLRKNRGGYDLVHLFVGSEGTLGIITEIWLRITPLPRKKIYTVLAYMKSLEDTAETIVELRKRRILPEISEYIDIDVIRALNKNLNAGLKESEGGAFIISVEEDYLDELKDILKGRDYIIAEGEEAEKIYSIRAQSAIAIRAESKYMFVEDIVVPVSKLIDAIKRLKEIERKYSIRMPVIAHIGDGNLHPNIMLSDTSLAEQIFEEVAKIAIDLGGSVSGEHGIGYQKAKLLAEQIVSHNGEEVLKIMKGIKDLIDPYDIMNPNKYVELAYKSWEKK; encoded by the coding sequence GTGCTTGAAGGAATTGAATATACCCAAGGAGAAGAAAGAGAAGATTTTGTAGGATTTAAGGTTAAACCTAAAATAATTGTTTACCCAAAGAATGAAGAGGAAATTGTCAAAGTAGTTAATTATGCCAGAGAGACTAAAACACCTATTGTAACTTGGGGTGCTGGGACAAGCCTTTCTGGACATTTAATGTGTGAAGGATGTATTCTTCTTGATATGAGCAAATACATGAATAAGATAATAGAAATAAACGAGATAGACTGGTATGCTCATGTACAACCTGGAGTTAACCTTGAATATTTAAATAAGGAATTAAATAAGAAAGGCTTTTTCTTTCCCCCAGATCCAGCTAGCTTTTTCTTATGTACTGTAGGAGGCGCAACAGCAAATTCATCTGGAGGAATGAGAGGTGTAAAATACGGAACTTTTAGGGATTGGGTTTTAGCATTAAAAGTTGTTTTACCTAACGGAAAAGTCATTAAGGTTGGTGAACCATTAAGAAAGAATAGAGGGGGATATGATCTAGTCCATCTCTTTGTCGGAAGTGAAGGAACATTAGGAATTATAACGGAAATATGGTTAAGGATTACGCCCTTGCCAAGAAAGAAAATATATACAGTTTTAGCTTATATGAAAAGTCTTGAAGATACAGCTGAAACTATAGTTGAGCTAAGGAAGAGGAGAATTTTACCAGAAATTTCCGAATATATCGACATAGATGTTATAAGAGCTTTAAATAAGAATTTAAATGCTGGATTGAAAGAAAGTGAAGGAGGTGCCTTTATCATATCTGTTGAGGAGGATTATCTTGATGAATTAAAAGATATATTAAAAGGAAGGGACTACATTATTGCTGAAGGAGAAGAGGCTGAAAAAATCTATTCTATTAGGGCTCAATCAGCTATAGCGATAAGGGCTGAGAGCAAGTATATGTTTGTTGAAGATATAGTTGTTCCAGTATCTAAATTAATTGATGCTATAAAGAGATTAAAAGAGATCGAAAGAAAATATAGTATCAGAATGCCCGTAATAGCTCACATAGGGGATGGGAACCTTCATCCTAACATTATGCTTAGCGATACTTCTTTAGCTGAACAAATCTTTGAGGAAGTAGCAAAAATAGCTATAGATCTAGGAGGTTCAGTATCTGGTGAACATGGAATTGGTTATCAGAAAGCTAAGCTACTTGCAGAACAAATTGTCAGCCATAATGGTGAAGAAGTACTTAAAATAATGAAGGGGATTAAAGATCTAATAGATCCTTACGATATTATGAACCCTAATAAGTATGTTGAATTAGCATATAAATCGTGGGAAAAGAAATGA
- a CDS encoding PaREP1 family protein: MRLPPTLVKELIRMNVDEADIAELVLSSFNINDDLKPKIYSELSQITLERACELLKGGNLSEAVDKLCKSVELIIRSLALSKKIDEAIKNENEGKWTPKSMEKIAEKLGLSSYLSSVYSLIDRQPGEKEIKERIENIKKIITKYYND, from the coding sequence GTGAGATTACCGCCAACACTCGTTAAAGAGTTAATACGAATGAACGTTGATGAGGCTGATATTGCAGAACTAGTTCTAAGCTCATTTAACATTAATGATGACTTAAAACCCAAAATTTATTCTGAGTTAAGTCAAATAACTTTAGAGAGAGCATGTGAACTTCTTAAAGGAGGAAATTTAAGTGAGGCAGTCGATAAGCTTTGTAAATCAGTAGAACTTATAATACGCTCACTAGCTTTATCTAAAAAAATTGATGAAGCAATTAAAAACGAAAACGAGGGTAAATGGACACCAAAAAGCATGGAAAAGATAGCGGAAAAATTAGGTTTAAGCTCTTATTTATCTTCAGTATACTCGTTGATAGACAGGCAACCAGGTGAAAAGGAAATAAAAGAGAGAATCGAAAACATCAAAAAAATTATTACAAAGTATTATAATGATTAA
- a CDS encoding NAD(P)/FAD-dependent oxidoreductase, with protein sequence MKILILGAGYAGLTVAHRIREFSNAEITVISRSKTVRENTIFPLLLTNEVKIEDTEFNAEEALRVKNIDFVEGEVTEILPQTREVKTTKGTFDYDYLFIALGGAYEENFEKIPGHEFAFMHHTLEGFLGLKKALESAEDGVRILVGNARNSPIEGPSYQVALISEYILRKRGIKGEVYLVTQSPKGVFGILQNDKIAEKANGYFQRRGIKVIKGTYVKEIRKNKVILGNDQEIEADVISVLPTLSAPEVIIKSGLTDDSGFVPVKLPYFLHSDRIYALGDLAKGMIPAKTARSAMISAENAVTHFLHLNREYYSQGVLCIMEAGDNSGILRFDKGKEGIKLLLDFNRNYILIKKIYSRLLVNSAFNVPYHASLTV encoded by the coding sequence ATGAAAATTCTAATTTTAGGTGCGGGTTATGCGGGATTAACAGTTGCACATAGGATTAGGGAGTTTTCAAACGCCGAAATCACAGTTATCTCAAGAAGTAAAACAGTCAGAGAGAATACTATTTTTCCCTTATTACTTACTAACGAGGTTAAAATTGAGGATACTGAATTTAATGCTGAAGAAGCATTAAGAGTAAAAAACATAGATTTCGTTGAGGGAGAAGTGACTGAAATTTTACCACAAACTAGAGAAGTTAAAACCACTAAGGGTACTTTCGATTACGATTATTTATTTATTGCATTGGGTGGTGCTTATGAGGAAAACTTTGAGAAAATACCAGGACATGAGTTTGCGTTTATGCATCACACTCTTGAGGGCTTTTTAGGATTGAAAAAAGCTTTGGAAAGTGCCGAAGACGGTGTAAGAATTTTAGTTGGTAATGCTAGAAATAGTCCAATTGAAGGACCCTCTTATCAAGTTGCCCTAATTTCTGAGTATATTTTAAGAAAGAGAGGAATAAAGGGAGAAGTCTATTTAGTTACTCAAAGTCCTAAGGGAGTATTTGGGATTTTACAAAATGATAAGATTGCTGAGAAAGCAAACGGATATTTTCAGAGAAGAGGTATAAAAGTGATAAAAGGTACATATGTAAAGGAAATAAGGAAGAACAAGGTCATTTTAGGTAATGATCAGGAGATTGAGGCTGACGTTATATCTGTACTTCCAACTCTTTCAGCCCCAGAAGTAATAATAAAATCCGGTTTAACTGACGATTCTGGTTTTGTCCCAGTAAAATTACCTTACTTTTTACATAGCGATAGAATTTATGCTCTTGGAGACTTAGCTAAGGGTATGATTCCAGCTAAAACGGCTAGGAGTGCTATGATTTCAGCTGAGAATGCTGTAACTCATTTTCTTCATTTAAATAGAGAATATTACTCTCAAGGTGTTCTGTGCATTATGGAGGCTGGTGATAATAGTGGTATACTGAGATTTGATAAGGGAAAAGAAGGAATCAAATTATTACTAGATTTTAACAGAAATTATATTTTAATTAAAAAAATATATAGTAGATTACTTGTAAATTCTGCCTTTAATGTCCCTTATCATGCATCTTTAACAGTATAA
- a CDS encoding MBL fold metallo-hydrolase yields MEQVKKLKITVLSDNFTSTIIPPLIGEWGFSAYIEADQIRILYDVGNSGLPVLHNAKLLGIDLSKVDYVVLSHGHSDHTGGLGNKELLELLKRKTLIAHPSITEKKFLNWSRRLQYIGLPLTREELEKNFNLILTKKPLEFTKGVMFSGEVKRYGYKEYNSGLFKASEEGVEEDKLYDDIALFINTPRGLVILTGCGHSNILNIINYAKEVTGVDKIYAVLGGFHLLSSDDQHVKDVINKLSSQASKIAPSHCSGNLAKSLITKEQFIDFGVGKSFEILE; encoded by the coding sequence ATGGAACAAGTTAAAAAGTTAAAAATAACGGTCTTAAGCGACAATTTCACTAGCACAATAATTCCTCCGCTAATTGGTGAATGGGGATTCTCGGCATATATTGAAGCTGATCAGATCAGAATATTGTATGACGTAGGAAATTCTGGATTACCAGTACTTCACAATGCCAAACTCTTAGGTATAGATTTATCAAAAGTTGATTATGTAGTTTTAAGTCACGGTCATTCAGATCATACTGGTGGTTTAGGAAATAAGGAACTTCTTGAACTTCTGAAAAGAAAAACATTGATTGCTCATCCTTCTATCACTGAGAAGAAGTTTCTAAATTGGAGTAGGAGATTACAGTATATAGGATTACCTTTAACAAGGGAGGAATTAGAGAAAAATTTCAATTTAATACTTACTAAAAAGCCATTAGAGTTTACTAAAGGGGTTATGTTTAGCGGTGAAGTAAAGAGATATGGATATAAGGAATATAATTCTGGATTATTTAAGGCATCAGAAGAGGGTGTTGAGGAAGATAAGCTATATGATGATATTGCATTATTTATAAATACTCCTAGGGGACTTGTTATTTTAACTGGTTGTGGTCATTCTAATATCCTAAATATTATAAATTATGCAAAAGAAGTTACCGGTGTAGATAAAATATACGCTGTTTTAGGAGGATTTCATTTGCTTTCTTCTGATGATCAACACGTTAAGGATGTTATTAATAAGCTTTCTTCTCAAGCCTCTAAAATTGCCCCTTCTCACTGTTCTGGTAATCTCGCCAAGAGTCTTATCACTAAGGAACAATTCATCGATTTTGGAGTCGGAAAGAGTTTCGAGATACTCGAATGA
- a CDS encoding arylmalonate decarboxylase gives MPGGRGRIGVILPANNAGMEYDLWKMAPEGVSIHSTRMKPTRGCEPENLEEFEKELKYSYSLLAEVSDTIIYGRTYGTHKHAHVIKRVIKDVVIPEESVYELLKKLNVRKLWIGTPYIKERTLEEVEWWRNKGFEIVGYDGLGKIRGIDISNTPIFTIYRLVKRHLDEVLKADAVYIACTALSTYEAVQYLHEDLDMPVVSENVAAMWGALNKLKIKAKLPGF, from the coding sequence ATGCCTGGAGGAAGAGGTAGAATAGGAGTTATATTGCCAGCTAATAATGCAGGAATGGAATACGATTTATGGAAAATGGCACCAGAAGGTGTTTCTATACACTCAACGAGAATGAAGCCTACTAGGGGATGCGAACCGGAAAATTTAGAGGAATTTGAGAAAGAACTGAAATACTCTTACTCTTTGTTAGCTGAAGTCTCAGACACAATTATTTACGGTAGAACTTATGGTACTCATAAACATGCTCATGTTATAAAGAGGGTAATAAAAGATGTAGTTATACCTGAAGAATCTGTATATGAACTACTTAAGAAATTAAATGTTAGAAAACTTTGGATAGGAACTCCTTATATAAAGGAGAGGACTTTGGAAGAAGTAGAATGGTGGAGAAATAAGGGGTTTGAAATAGTTGGCTATGATGGATTGGGGAAAATTAGAGGAATAGACATCTCAAATACACCAATTTTCACAATATATAGGTTAGTAAAAAGGCACTTAGATGAAGTTCTTAAGGCTGATGCAGTATATATTGCTTGTACAGCACTTTCAACTTATGAAGCTGTTCAATACTTACATGAGGATTTAGATATGCCAGTAGTTTCAGAAAATGTTGCTGCAATGTGGGGAGCGTTAAATAAATTAAAGATAAAAGCAAAACTTCCAGGGTTTTAG
- a CDS encoding winged helix-turn-helix domain-containing protein: MTEAQVGRKKRTRYEIIHDILSQCENGAKKTWLMYKANLSYELTNNYINKLVEKELIVQKDGLYYLTDKGRKLLDLLKDYKEKKSGLDKVVAQIKEIYGED; encoded by the coding sequence ATGACAGAAGCCCAAGTTGGAAGAAAAAAGAGGACTAGGTATGAAATAATACATGATATACTATCTCAATGCGAGAATGGAGCAAAGAAAACTTGGTTAATGTATAAGGCAAATCTAAGCTATGAACTAACAAACAACTACATAAACAAGTTAGTAGAAAAAGAGCTAATTGTGCAAAAAGATGGTCTATATTATTTAACTGATAAGGGCAGAAAATTACTAGATCTCCTCAAGGACTATAAGGAGAAGAAATCTGGTTTAGATAAGGTAGTTGCCCAAATAAAAGAGATCTACGGAGAAGACTAA
- a CDS encoding XdhC family protein, whose amino-acid sequence MNVVIFASSREADMEEPVFCDRDSVKVDVSKCTGRSISVTPFIARYLKDLGFHVTVIDPFADDTPYEADNVIKGTSFQVPDEIVKDAYVIVATRHVYDTWAIMKSILGGAKEIFVIMSIKRAKVIMKRLLQAGISKEHIKRLRIPAGLDIGAKNEKEIALSIVAEILAVSRNASGRPLSEIKEFSKVVEELE is encoded by the coding sequence ATGAACGTTGTAATTTTTGCTTCAAGTAGAGAAGCAGATATGGAAGAACCAGTTTTTTGTGATAGAGACAGTGTTAAAGTGGATGTAAGTAAATGTACTGGAAGGAGTATATCAGTTACACCTTTTATAGCTAGGTATCTAAAAGACCTCGGATTTCATGTCACTGTTATTGATCCCTTTGCTGATGATACTCCATATGAAGCTGATAACGTAATAAAAGGTACCAGTTTTCAAGTACCCGATGAAATAGTAAAAGATGCTTATGTAATAGTAGCTACAAGGCACGTCTATGATACCTGGGCCATAATGAAATCTATTTTAGGAGGTGCTAAAGAGATTTTTGTTATCATGAGTATAAAGAGAGCTAAAGTAATAATGAAAAGGCTTTTACAAGCCGGAATTTCTAAGGAACATATAAAAAGATTAAGAATACCAGCCGGATTAGATATTGGTGCAAAGAATGAAAAAGAGATTGCTTTAAGCATAGTTGCAGAAATTCTAGCTGTATCCAGGAATGCCAGTGGCAGACCTCTTTCTGAGATTAAGGAATTCAGTAAAGTAGTAGAGGAATTAGAATAA
- a CDS encoding zinc ribbon domain-containing protein has translation MQKTYTGRYVNIPLLAQEINNLFLSEGWESQVMQLTTPMMMQPGMPQYYDYEIRAMKKGHLHHVENVIVRLRGYPNEFSIIVEEEHIGPLGRELINHRLFGTIDKQITDGMYDMPLPMQQQPMPTPQQPMSQPMAQTAGIRCPQCGYQNPPGAKFCLNCGTKLF, from the coding sequence ATGCAGAAGACCTATACTGGTAGATATGTTAACATACCCCTTTTAGCCCAAGAAATTAATAACCTCTTTCTAAGTGAGGGTTGGGAAAGTCAAGTTATGCAATTAACTACACCAATGATGATGCAACCCGGTATGCCGCAGTACTATGATTATGAAATAAGGGCTATGAAAAAAGGTCACCTTCATCATGTTGAAAATGTTATAGTAAGGCTTAGGGGTTATCCAAATGAGTTTTCGATAATTGTTGAAGAAGAACATATAGGACCTTTAGGTAGAGAACTAATAAACCATAGACTGTTTGGAACAATCGATAAGCAAATAACCGATGGAATGTATGATATGCCTTTACCAATGCAACAACAACCTATGCCAACTCCTCAGCAACCAATGAGCCAACCAATGGCACAAACTGCCGGAATCAGATGCCCACAATGCGGTTATCAAAATCCTCCTGGAGCTAAATTCTGCCTTAACTGCGGTACAAAATTATTCTAA